The following are encoded in a window of Scleropages formosus chromosome 7, fSclFor1.1, whole genome shotgun sequence genomic DNA:
- the LOC108926622 gene encoding dnaJ homolog subfamily A member 4-like gives MVKETGYYDLLGVSPGASAEHIKKAYRKLALKYHPDKNPNEGDKFKLISQAYEVLSDQKKRDIYDHGGEQAIKEGGLGGGGFSSPMDIFNMFFGGGSPMQSERRGKNVVHQLSVTLEEMYNGSTRKLGLQKNVICEKCEGYGGKKGALEKCSNCKGRGVQIQVQQIGPGMIQQIQSMCHDCQGQGERFNSKDRCKNCNGHKVERKKKVLEVHIEKGMKDGQKIIFHGEGDQEPGLEPGDVIIVLDQKEHPIYQRQGDNLIMKMEIKLVEALCGFKKTICTLDDRTLIVSSPPGKVVKPSDIKFVQKEGMPLHRDPYEKGQLIIQFVVEFPENYWLPEHMLPKLEALLPARDELMTSDDMEEVDLCDIDCNSQQNTYSGRAYEEDECPRAGVQCHTQ, from the exons ATGGTGAAAGAAACGGGGTACTACGACCTTCTGGGTGTGAGTCCCGGCGCGTCCGCCGAGCATATCAAGAAGGCGTATAGAAAGCTGGCGCTCAAGTACCACCCGGACAAGAACCCAAACGAGGGCGACAAG TTTAAACTGATATCCCAAGCCTATGAGGTCCTGTCAGaccaaaaaaagagagataTATATGATCATGGAGGTGAACAAGCCATCAAGGAGGGGGGATTGGGAGGAGGGGGATTCTCTTCCCCAATGGATATTTTCAATATGTTTTTTGGTGGAGGCAGTCCAATGCAGAGCGAGAGGAGAG GAAAGAATGTAGTTCACCAACTTAGTGTAACACTGGAAGAGATGTACAATGGTTCTACAAGGAAACTTGGCCTCCAGAAGAATGTGATATGTGAGAAATGTGAAG gctATGGGGGAAAGAAAGGGGCACTGGAGAAGTGTTCAAACTGCAAAGGCAGGGGAGTTCAGATCCAGGTGCAACAGATAGGCCCAGGTATGATCCAGCAGATCCAGAGCATGTGTCATGACTGCCAGGGTCAAGGGGAGAGATTCAACTCTAAGGATCGCTGTAAGAACTGCAATGGGCACAAAGTGGAACGGAAGAAAAAGGTTCTAGAAGTCCATATTGAAAAAG GTATGAAGGATGGTCAGAAGATCATATTTCATGGAGAAGGTGACCAGGAACCAGGGTTGGAACCTGGTGATGTCATCATTGTCTTGGATCAGAAAGAGCACCCTATTTACCAGAGGCAGGGGGATAATCTTATTATGAAAATGGAGATCAAGCTGGTGGAAGCTCTCTGTGGATTCAAGAAAACCATTTGTACTTTAGATGACAGAACGCTGATCGTTAGCTCACCACCAG GCAAGGTTGTGAAGCCCAGTGACATCAAATTTGTCCAGAAGGAAGGCATGCCTCTACACAGAGACCCATATGAGAAGGGACAACTCATCATTCAGTTTGTG GTGGAGTTTCCAGAGAATTATTGGCTCCCTGAGCACATGCTTCCCAAACTAGAAGCCCTGTTGCCTGCTAGAGATGAACTGATGACCTCGGATGACATGGAAGAAGTTGATCTCTGCGATATAGACTGCAACTCCCAACAAAACACTTACAGTGGAAGGGCATATGAAGAAGATGAATGTCCAAGGGCTGGGGTGCAGTGCCATACCCAGTGA
- the LOC108926624 gene encoding 40S ribosomal protein S27-like → MPLAKDLLHPSLDREKKQHKKKRLVQSPNSYFMDVKCPGCYKITTVFSHAQTVVLCVGCSTVLCQPTGGKARLTEGCSFRRKQY, encoded by the exons ATGCCC ttggCAAAAGACCTTCTCCACCCTTCTCTTGATCGAGAGAAGAAACAACACAAGAAGAAAAGGCTGGTTCAGAGTCCCAACTCATATTTCATGGATGTGAAGTGTCCAG GCTGCTATAAGATCACCACAGTGTTCAGCCATGCCCAAACGGTGGTGCTCTGCGTGGGCTGCTCCACCGTGCTCTGTCAGCCGACTGGAGGAAAGGCTCGGCTCACGGAGG gttgcTCGTTCAGAAGAAAGCAGTACTGA
- the ppcdc gene encoding phosphopantothenoylcysteine decarboxylase isoform X1 — MQTPVSDAAHGHLVSRGSKFRVLVGVTGSVAALKLPLLVSRLLELPEVEVQVVTTTHAMHFYRPEDISVRVYSDKDEWEMWTQRSDPVLHVELRRWAHLFLIAPLDANTLAKIANGICDNLLTCVVRAWNLDRPLLFCPAMNTAMWQHPITATQIAVLKGFGYIEVPCIIKKLVCGDEGKGAMAEVSTIVDFVKEYLQRSTVKE; from the exons ATGCAGACGCCGGTGTCTGATGCAGCTCACGGACACTTGGTCTCGCGAGGTTCCAAGTTTCGCGTTCTTGTTGGAGTCACCGGCAGTGTCGCGGCCCTGAAACTGCCCTTGCTCGTGTCCCGCCTCCTGGAGCTGCCCGAG GTGGAGGTCCAAGTGGTCACCACTACTCATGCTATGCACTTTTACAGACCTGAAGACATTTCTGTGAGAGTCTACAGTGACAAGGATGAATGGGAG ATGTGGACGCAGCGCTCCGATCCTGTGCTACACGTGGAGCTGAGGCGCTGGGCCCACCTGTTTCTTATTGCACCCCTAGATGCCAACACTCTGGCCAAGATTGCCAACGGGATCTGTGATAACCTCCTG ACCTGTGTGGTGCGAGCCTGGAACCTGGACCGGCCATTACTGTTCTGTCCTGCCATGAACACAGCCATGTGGCAGCACCCTATTACTGCCACACAGATTGCTGTGCTCAAGGGCTTTGGATACATTGAGGTGCCATGTATCATCAAGAAGCTTGTGTGTGGGGATGAAG GTAAAGGAGCCATGGCAGAAGTTTCCACGATTGTAGACTTTGTCAAGGAGTACCTTCAAAGGTCAACTGTCAAGGAATAA
- the ppcdc gene encoding phosphopantothenoylcysteine decarboxylase isoform X2, producing MWTQRSDPVLHVELRRWAHLFLIAPLDANTLAKIANGICDNLLTCVVRAWNLDRPLLFCPAMNTAMWQHPITATQIAVLKGFGYIEVPCIIKKLVCGDEGKGAMAEVSTIVDFVKEYLQRSTVKE from the exons ATGTGGACGCAGCGCTCCGATCCTGTGCTACACGTGGAGCTGAGGCGCTGGGCCCACCTGTTTCTTATTGCACCCCTAGATGCCAACACTCTGGCCAAGATTGCCAACGGGATCTGTGATAACCTCCTG ACCTGTGTGGTGCGAGCCTGGAACCTGGACCGGCCATTACTGTTCTGTCCTGCCATGAACACAGCCATGTGGCAGCACCCTATTACTGCCACACAGATTGCTGTGCTCAAGGGCTTTGGATACATTGAGGTGCCATGTATCATCAAGAAGCTTGTGTGTGGGGATGAAG GTAAAGGAGCCATGGCAGAAGTTTCCACGATTGTAGACTTTGTCAAGGAGTACCTTCAAAGGTCAACTGTCAAGGAATAA